Proteins from one Pontibacter korlensis genomic window:
- a CDS encoding sigma-54-dependent transcriptional regulator produces the protein MEEQNLGRILVIDDNEDVLFSAKMLLRRHAKEVVMEKNPKKIPFLLSNEDFDLILLDMNFSQDITSGQEGFYWLKEIMKYDPSAVVVMITAYGDVEMAVKALKEGATDFVLKPWQNEKLVATLSAAAKLRSSYKEVNQLKEVNRTLNTQLNTGKNIIQGESKAMKQLFSIIDKVARTDADILLLGENGTGKEVIARTIHERSSRADSVFVTVDMGAITESLFESELFGHKKGAFTDAKEDRIGRIEAANGGTLFLDEIGNLSPAMQAKLLTVLQRREVIRVGTNKPIPVNVRLICATNMPLKEMVQRNEFRQDLLYRINTVELHLPPLRERLDDLPLFAEHFLQVYAQKYKQPVKPLGDTALARLQRYSWPGNVRELQHALERASIMSDNRELQAEDFFFLAVEEPAAAPAVTSQSLDLDNLEREAVQRALQKHDGNISKAAKELGLSRGALYRRLEKYEL, from the coding sequence ATGGAAGAACAGAACCTGGGACGCATTCTGGTTATCGATGATAACGAAGATGTGCTTTTCTCTGCTAAGATGCTCCTGCGCCGACATGCCAAGGAGGTGGTAATGGAAAAGAACCCAAAGAAAATCCCTTTCCTGCTTTCAAATGAGGATTTCGACCTCATCCTGCTCGACATGAACTTCAGCCAGGACATTACGAGTGGTCAGGAAGGTTTTTACTGGCTGAAGGAGATCATGAAGTACGACCCTTCGGCAGTGGTAGTAATGATAACTGCCTATGGCGATGTGGAGATGGCGGTGAAGGCACTGAAAGAAGGAGCCACCGACTTCGTGTTAAAGCCATGGCAGAACGAGAAATTAGTTGCTACCCTTTCGGCTGCTGCTAAACTGCGCAGCTCTTACAAAGAAGTAAACCAACTGAAAGAAGTAAACCGCACACTCAATACCCAGCTAAACACCGGCAAAAACATCATACAGGGCGAGAGTAAAGCAATGAAGCAGCTCTTTTCTATCATAGATAAAGTGGCTCGTACAGATGCTGATATACTGTTGTTAGGGGAGAACGGAACAGGTAAAGAGGTAATTGCCCGTACCATACATGAACGCTCCTCCCGTGCAGATAGCGTGTTTGTGACGGTGGACATGGGCGCTATCACAGAGTCTCTTTTTGAAAGTGAGCTTTTTGGTCATAAAAAAGGAGCTTTTACTGATGCCAAGGAAGACAGAATTGGTAGGATAGAGGCTGCTAATGGCGGAACACTTTTTCTCGATGAGATAGGTAACCTATCACCTGCCATGCAGGCAAAGTTGCTAACCGTACTGCAGCGGCGTGAAGTTATTCGCGTTGGCACAAATAAACCCATACCAGTAAATGTACGCCTAATTTGTGCCACCAACATGCCCCTTAAGGAGATGGTACAGCGCAATGAATTCCGCCAGGACCTGCTTTATCGCATCAATACAGTAGAGCTGCACTTGCCGCCACTACGGGAGCGCCTGGATGACCTGCCGCTTTTTGCGGAGCATTTCCTGCAGGTATATGCCCAAAAGTATAAACAGCCAGTAAAGCCCCTTGGAGATACTGCCTTAGCTCGCCTACAGCGCTACAGCTGGCCTGGTAATGTGCGTGAGTTGCAGCATGCTTTGGAGCGAGCCTCCATCATGAGCGACAACCGTGAACTACAGGCCGAAGATTTTTTCTTTTTGGCTGTGGAAGAACCTGCTGCAGCCCCGGCAGTTACATCACAGAGTTTGGATTTGGATAACCTGGAGCGGGAGGCGGTACAACGTGCCCTGCAGAAGCACGATGGCAATATTTCTAAGGCTGCCAAAGAACTTGGCTTATCCAGAGGGGCACTCTATCGAAGACTGGAAAAATATGAGCTTTAG
- a CDS encoding ABC transporter permease: MIKMYFLTAFRSLVRNKSYSILNIAGLTLGITCSILLFLIINYELSYDTFHDKADQIYRVTTTYKTGDGEEKHMGIRFPIPKLLRSNDNFGMDNLTQVFAEETSQINILSENGNAPKRLLEENPVAFVEPEYFEIFGFETGEIDPRPGLAEPNNVVLTQNTADKYFPEGNAIGKIIKFNNILTLKVTSVIPDPPATTDFPFAMLISYPSLKNYTTFEMDNFNMLYSNFQMYVLLPEGVSPEAKAAEITDFVNRHREQDRRGTESYSLQPLNNLHFNTDLGNFGQRTIAKEIIWSMALVGIFLVLVACINFVNLATAQAVKRAKEVGVRKVLGSSKTQLVMQFIGETLLITLLATFCSVILTELALPYLNSLLDLEISFSILEDPVILLFLTAEVLLVTLFAGLYPALILAQFQPISALKSRIHTQQVAGLPIRQGLVVLQFTICQVLIICTILVNNQMEYFKSKSLGFTKEAVVTVPLPNQAGQKIQPLREVLLSNTAVRQVSFAGSPPSSNFTWGTNFAYNNSSEDAPFEANLKFADENYLDLYKIQLKAGRAYTNSDSAAVMINETMRRKLGIKTPAEAIGKTMRVGRDFKAPIVGVVEDFHQNSLHAPIDPTIMFTDPKSYLYLNAKIDMSQKQEAIAHLEKVWNMAYPDDVFNYEFLDETIASFYQEEARQSKLFKIFSFIAIFIGCLGLYGLVAFMAAQRTKEVGIRKVLGASIFNIAVLFSKEFIKLVLMAFVLAVPIAYYIINLWLQDFTYRVSIGYWPFALAGIATLLIALFTMGTQAIKAALANPVLSLKSE, translated from the coding sequence ATGATTAAGATGTACTTCCTCACGGCTTTCCGGTCGCTGGTGCGAAACAAGAGTTACAGCATACTCAACATTGCCGGCTTAACCCTTGGCATTACCTGCAGCATTTTGCTCTTCCTGATTATAAACTATGAGTTGAGCTATGATACCTTCCATGATAAGGCTGACCAAATCTACCGCGTAACTACTACCTATAAAACCGGGGATGGTGAAGAGAAGCACATGGGCATTCGTTTCCCGATACCCAAGTTGCTACGCAGCAACGATAACTTCGGTATGGACAACCTAACCCAAGTATTTGCTGAGGAGACTTCTCAAATCAACATCCTCAGCGAAAATGGCAACGCTCCAAAGCGCCTATTGGAAGAGAACCCTGTTGCATTTGTGGAGCCAGAGTACTTTGAAATTTTTGGTTTTGAAACTGGTGAAATTGATCCCCGTCCTGGACTGGCTGAGCCAAATAATGTAGTGCTGACACAAAACACGGCAGATAAGTATTTTCCAGAAGGTAATGCTATAGGCAAGATCATCAAATTTAATAACATACTTACTCTTAAAGTAACTTCTGTTATACCTGATCCGCCTGCAACAACAGACTTCCCCTTTGCCATGCTTATTTCTTATCCTTCTCTCAAGAACTACACAACATTTGAGATGGATAACTTTAACATGCTCTACAGTAATTTCCAGATGTATGTGCTGCTGCCTGAAGGTGTATCGCCAGAAGCTAAGGCAGCGGAAATTACAGATTTTGTAAACAGGCACAGAGAGCAGGACAGAAGAGGCACAGAAAGCTACTCGCTACAACCCCTAAACAACCTGCATTTTAATACTGACCTTGGTAACTTCGGCCAGCGCACCATTGCTAAGGAAATAATCTGGTCAATGGCTTTAGTCGGTATTTTTCTGGTATTGGTAGCCTGTATAAACTTTGTAAACCTTGCTACTGCTCAGGCAGTGAAAAGAGCAAAAGAAGTCGGTGTCAGGAAAGTGCTGGGCAGCAGCAAAACACAGCTTGTAATGCAGTTTATCGGAGAGACACTTTTAATCACGCTGCTGGCTACATTCTGCTCAGTTATACTTACAGAACTTGCTCTACCTTATCTGAACAGCCTGCTAGACCTTGAGATATCCTTCAGTATACTTGAAGATCCGGTTATATTACTGTTCTTAACAGCTGAGGTATTATTAGTTACTTTGTTTGCGGGCTTATATCCTGCTTTGATTTTGGCCCAATTTCAGCCAATTTCTGCCTTAAAGAGCCGCATTCATACGCAGCAGGTGGCTGGCCTACCGATACGTCAGGGGCTGGTGGTGCTGCAGTTTACTATTTGCCAGGTACTTATTATCTGCACTATTCTTGTTAATAACCAGATGGAGTATTTTAAAAGCAAGTCTTTAGGCTTTACAAAAGAAGCTGTAGTAACGGTGCCTCTGCCAAACCAAGCAGGCCAGAAAATTCAGCCTCTGCGAGAAGTACTTTTAAGCAACACTGCTGTAAGGCAGGTAAGCTTTGCTGGCTCCCCACCTTCATCCAACTTTACATGGGGTACTAACTTTGCTTATAACAACTCCAGCGAGGATGCTCCGTTTGAGGCTAACCTTAAGTTTGCGGATGAGAATTACCTGGACCTGTACAAGATTCAGCTTAAAGCAGGTCGTGCTTACACGAACAGCGACTCTGCAGCAGTGATGATTAATGAAACGATGCGCCGTAAATTAGGTATCAAAACACCAGCGGAAGCCATTGGTAAAACTATGAGGGTAGGAAGGGACTTTAAGGCTCCTATTGTAGGTGTGGTAGAAGACTTTCACCAAAACTCCCTACACGCTCCTATTGATCCTACTATCATGTTCACGGATCCTAAAAGCTATTTATACCTCAATGCTAAAATCGATATGAGCCAGAAACAGGAAGCAATTGCGCACCTGGAGAAAGTATGGAACATGGCCTATCCGGATGATGTCTTCAATTATGAGTTTCTGGACGAAACAATTGCCAGCTTTTACCAGGAAGAAGCACGGCAGAGTAAGCTTTTCAAGATCTTCTCCTTCATAGCCATTTTCATCGGTTGTCTGGGACTGTATGGCCTGGTGGCTTTTATGGCGGCACAGCGCACAAAAGAAGTGGGTATACGCAAAGTGCTAGGTGCCTCCATATTTAATATTGCTGTGCTGTTCTCTAAGGAGTTTATTAAGCTGGTGTTGATGGCCTTTGTATTGGCTGTACCTATTGCTTATTATATCATTAACCTTTGGCTGCAGGATTTCACATACCGTGTAAGCATTGGCTATTGGCCTTTTGCACTGGCCGGTATTGCAACCTTGCTAATTGCCCT